In a genomic window of Streptomyces sp. BHT-5-2:
- a CDS encoding nitroreductase yields the protein MDVYEAVDSRRAVRAFSDEPVPKEVLERVLTAATRAPSSGNLQPWHTYVVTGEPLAELKRRATARALAGDPGDERQYPMYPDELTSPYLDRFSAAAAQRYEALGIERDDPNRPKKIATLNSEAFGAPVVLFCYLDRTMGPGQWGDAGMYLQTVMLLLRAEGLHSCPQVMWTMYRKTVSRTVGADDELVLFCGVSVGFEKEGVPRLRTGRADMTETVSFIGV from the coding sequence GTGGATGTGTATGAGGCCGTGGACAGTCGCCGGGCCGTGCGGGCGTTCAGCGATGAGCCGGTGCCCAAGGAGGTACTCGAACGAGTACTGACCGCGGCGACGCGGGCTCCGTCCAGTGGGAACCTCCAGCCGTGGCACACGTATGTCGTGACCGGCGAACCCTTGGCCGAACTGAAGAGGCGCGCGACGGCCAGGGCACTGGCGGGAGACCCTGGTGACGAGCGGCAGTATCCGATGTACCCGGACGAACTGACCTCGCCGTATCTGGACCGTTTCTCCGCCGCGGCAGCTCAGCGCTACGAAGCGCTGGGGATCGAGCGCGACGACCCCAACCGGCCCAAGAAGATAGCTACTTTGAATTCGGAGGCGTTCGGGGCCCCGGTCGTACTGTTCTGCTATCTCGACCGGACGATGGGGCCCGGACAGTGGGGGGACGCGGGGATGTACTTGCAGACGGTCATGCTGTTGCTGAGGGCGGAAGGGTTGCACAGCTGCCCCCAGGTGATGTGGACCATGTACCGCAAGACCGTCAGCCGAACAGTCGGAGCCGATGACGAGCTCGTGCTGTTCTGCGGCGTCTCGGTGGGATTCGAGAAGGAAGGCGTGCCACGGCTGCGCACCGGGCGGGCGGACATGACGGAAACGGTGAGCTTCATCGGAGTGTGA
- a CDS encoding M20 family metallopeptidase → MTEDLRPSPLLSEARALLPGILAVRHEIHRAPEVGIHLPRTQATILRALADLGLTVSVGERLSSVVAVLEGASPGRTLLLRADMDALPQQEATGLPFASRTAGVMHACGHDTHTAMLIGAARLLTARRDRLAGRVVFMFQPGEELGGGAALMIDEGLLDHVDGSPVDGAFALHITARHAAGTVHLRPGPQFAAADTLRITVRGRAGHAAAPHKVLDPVPVACEIVQALQTMVTRTIGVFEPAVVTVTSITAGRAVNIIPETAELTGTYRTLSEPGRQAVRDGIARVAHGVAAAHGATADVELTDGYPALHNDPDFTATVRAAASGVVGPAHLHELPHPTMGGEDFSYILQRVPGAMAFLGACPPDRAPETAPDNHSNHVTYDEDALAVGTALHCAVAEAFLAETSK, encoded by the coding sequence ATGACCGAGGACCTTCGCCCCTCTCCCCTGCTGTCGGAGGCCCGAGCCCTGCTTCCCGGCATCCTGGCCGTACGACACGAGATCCACCGCGCCCCGGAAGTGGGCATCCACCTGCCGCGCACACAGGCGACGATCCTGCGGGCACTCGCCGACCTCGGCCTCACGGTGTCCGTCGGCGAGCGGCTCAGCTCCGTCGTGGCGGTGCTGGAAGGCGCCTCCCCCGGGCGCACGCTCCTGCTGCGCGCGGACATGGACGCGCTGCCCCAACAGGAGGCCACCGGGCTCCCGTTCGCCTCCCGGACGGCCGGAGTCATGCACGCCTGCGGCCACGACACGCATACGGCCATGCTCATCGGCGCGGCCCGGCTGCTCACGGCCCGACGTGACCGGCTGGCGGGGCGCGTGGTGTTCATGTTCCAGCCAGGCGAGGAACTCGGCGGCGGCGCCGCGCTGATGATCGACGAGGGGCTCCTCGACCACGTCGACGGCTCACCGGTGGACGGTGCCTTCGCCCTGCACATCACCGCGCGTCATGCGGCGGGCACGGTGCACCTCCGGCCGGGACCGCAGTTCGCGGCCGCGGACACGCTACGCATCACCGTGCGGGGGCGCGCCGGGCACGCGGCAGCGCCCCACAAGGTGCTCGACCCCGTACCGGTCGCCTGCGAGATCGTCCAAGCCCTGCAGACGATGGTGACCCGGACCATCGGCGTCTTCGAGCCCGCCGTCGTCACCGTCACCAGCATCACGGCGGGGCGTGCGGTCAACATCATCCCGGAGACCGCCGAGCTGACCGGCACCTACCGCACGCTCTCCGAGCCGGGCCGACAAGCCGTGCGTGACGGCATCGCCCGCGTGGCCCACGGCGTGGCCGCCGCCCACGGAGCCACCGCGGACGTAGAGCTCACCGACGGCTACCCGGCACTCCACAACGACCCCGACTTCACCGCTACGGTACGCGCCGCGGCATCCGGCGTCGTGGGCCCCGCTCACCTCCACGAACTGCCGCACCCGACCATGGGAGGCGAGGACTTCTCCTACATCCTGCAACGCGTCCCCGGCGCGATGGCCTTCCTCGGCGCATGCCCACCGGACCGCGCACCCGAGACGGCACCGGACAACCACTCCAACCACGTGACGTACGACGAAGACGCGCTCGCCGTCGGCACCGCCCTCCACTGCGCCGTCGCCGAGGCGTTCCTCGCCGAAACCAGCAAGTAG
- a CDS encoding RimK family alpha-L-glutamate ligase, with the protein MRIALLIGTTAELDSCHALYANTLVSEGHEVWIGTVNGLSSLGTEIRCPLGRPDGTVEAFAPLPGKLEQRDFADIDAVWVLNYPHPSVEEAAWQLLWCLNQQVPFVNDVTGILMLNTKTALPAVVPPRHLPRTLVSNSFTELWDEYQTAPDTTWLIKPPAGDAGADVYLLEPGSSNNRVLLQSMTGNAAITDLLTKGGLMGLRNRYCVLQEYVPHPEEKRVLLAAGRPVAQQLHRLAPGEHRGNTAHRAQCTDTELTADEHRLCLDIGEQLLRHGIRFAGIDLAYPYVFEFNMVNPGGLDERLDLALPDRTPQTIRALLKAVTGR; encoded by the coding sequence GTGCGCATTGCGCTGCTCATCGGCACCACCGCGGAACTGGACAGTTGCCACGCCCTGTACGCCAACACCCTGGTCTCCGAGGGGCATGAGGTGTGGATCGGCACGGTGAACGGCCTGTCGTCGCTGGGTACCGAGATCCGTTGCCCGCTCGGGAGGCCCGACGGAACCGTGGAGGCGTTCGCCCCCCTTCCCGGCAAGCTGGAACAGCGCGACTTCGCGGACATCGACGCGGTGTGGGTGCTCAACTACCCCCATCCGTCGGTCGAGGAAGCTGCCTGGCAGCTCCTGTGGTGCCTCAACCAGCAGGTGCCGTTCGTGAACGACGTCACCGGCATCCTGATGCTCAACACCAAGACCGCCCTCCCGGCGGTCGTCCCACCCCGGCACCTTCCGCGCACACTGGTGTCCAACTCCTTCACGGAACTGTGGGACGAATACCAGACCGCACCCGACACCACCTGGCTCATCAAGCCACCTGCCGGCGACGCCGGCGCGGACGTCTATCTCCTGGAGCCCGGTTCGAGCAACAACCGGGTCCTGCTCCAGTCCATGACCGGCAACGCCGCGATCACCGACCTCCTCACCAAGGGGGGTCTGATGGGCCTCCGCAACCGGTACTGCGTCCTCCAGGAGTATGTGCCGCACCCTGAGGAGAAGCGGGTACTGCTCGCGGCCGGCCGACCGGTGGCCCAGCAACTCCACCGGCTGGCCCCCGGCGAGCACCGAGGAAACACCGCCCACCGCGCCCAGTGCACCGACACCGAACTGACCGCCGACGAGCATCGGCTGTGTCTGGACATCGGCGAGCAACTTCTCCGCCACGGCATCCGGTTCGCCGGCATCGACCTCGCCTATCCTTACGTATTCGAATTCAACATGGTCAACCCCGGCGGCCTGGACGAACGCCTCGACCTCGCACTGCCCGACCGGACCCCGCAGACCATCCGCGCCCTGCTCAAGGCGGTGACCGGCCGATGA
- a CDS encoding MBL fold metallo-hydrolase, with product MRIHHLNCGSLRTIPLLGEERRTGTATDQLATVCHCLLIETDSDGLVLVDTGLGTADRHDPEGTLGADWVAYAQPARYPEESALRQIIRLGYAPQDVRHIVLTHLHRDHTGGLPDFPRARVHVHPAEYSAVTDPADPHHRHSLDRFMPAHRAHGPLLTPAVADDGEQWYGFSGVARPQGLACELLLVPLPGHSAGHSGVAVRDDAEGWLLHAGDAYMYHGEIEQTPPLPHPVFAPIQDGARTDIAASVATRDRLHALRRDHAEQVTVFSAHDPWELARLTTLTGA from the coding sequence ATGCGTATCCATCACCTGAACTGCGGTTCTCTCCGTACGATTCCCCTGCTCGGCGAGGAACGCCGCACAGGTACCGCGACCGATCAACTGGCCACCGTGTGCCACTGCCTGCTCATCGAGACGGACTCGGACGGGCTGGTTCTGGTCGACACCGGCCTTGGCACTGCTGACCGGCACGACCCCGAAGGGACACTGGGCGCGGACTGGGTGGCCTACGCCCAGCCCGCACGGTATCCCGAGGAGAGCGCGCTGCGGCAGATCATCCGCCTCGGCTACGCACCGCAGGACGTGCGGCACATCGTGCTCACCCACCTGCACCGCGACCACACCGGAGGGCTGCCGGACTTCCCCCGCGCACGGGTGCACGTGCACCCGGCCGAGTACTCGGCCGTCACCGACCCCGCGGACCCGCACCACCGGCACAGCCTCGACCGCTTCATGCCGGCGCACCGGGCGCACGGCCCGCTGCTGACGCCCGCCGTCGCGGACGACGGCGAACAGTGGTACGGCTTTTCAGGAGTGGCGCGTCCGCAGGGACTTGCCTGCGAACTGCTGCTGGTGCCGCTGCCGGGCCACTCGGCGGGCCACTCGGGCGTCGCCGTGCGCGACGATGCCGAGGGGTGGCTCCTGCACGCGGGCGACGCGTACATGTATCACGGCGAGATCGAGCAGACCCCGCCGCTGCCCCACCCCGTCTTCGCCCCGATCCAAGACGGAGCCCGGACCGACATCGCGGCCAGCGTCGCCACCCGCGATCGGCTACACGCCCTCCGCCGCGACCACGCAGAACAGGTCACCGTCTTCAGCGCGCACGACCCCTGGGAACTCGCTCGTCTCACCACGCTCACAGGGGCGTGA
- a CDS encoding helix-turn-helix domain-containing protein produces the protein MDITLATLAGRWTPLVLREFLRRGQATYSELSAALPALSDKVLSDRLAQLTSAGVIERHRTPGWPPRVRYTLTAQGRALEPVVRSMWEWGTARRQDTRGQSPDPSDGL, from the coding sequence GTGGACATCACCCTCGCCACACTGGCCGGCCGATGGACGCCCCTGGTGCTCCGCGAATTCCTGCGCCGCGGCCAGGCCACGTACTCGGAACTGTCCGCCGCCCTGCCCGCCCTCTCGGACAAGGTCCTCTCCGACCGGCTGGCCCAGTTGACCAGCGCGGGCGTGATCGAGCGCCACCGCACCCCCGGTTGGCCTCCACGAGTCCGCTACACACTCACGGCGCAGGGCCGAGCGCTGGAGCCGGTGGTGCGCAGTATGTGGGAATGGGGCACCGCGCGACGGCAGGACACCCGCGGCCAATCGCCAGACCCGTCAGACGGGCTCTAG
- a CDS encoding GntR family transcriptional regulator — MPPYEQIRAQLAALIVTGRLTEGERLPTVRQLAALARDFASVARAVGADTQAIPAAVRKDLD, encoded by the coding sequence GTGCCGCCGTACGAACAGATCCGCGCCCAGCTCGCCGCCCTGATCGTCACCGGCCGACTGACCGAGGGCGAACGCCTGCCGACCGTGCGTCAGCTCGCCGCGCTGGCACGGGACTTCGCCTCGGTCGCCCGGGCTGTCGGCGCCGACACCCAGGCCATCCCGGCCGCCGTCCGCAAGGATCTGGACTAG
- a CDS encoding NAD-dependent epimerase/dehydratase family protein — MADHQRMRILILGGSVFLGRAFVTEAQRRGHEVTVFNRGRSGTDPEGVEVVRGDREVADDLRRLAEDHTWDAVVDTSGMHPRVVGESARALSGHAGAYLFVSSFHAYEGWPAEIVSETSPRHACASDAAPDDVTYNALKAGCERAVEESFAGDALILNPGVIVGPHESTGRLLWWLERMARGGQVLAPGRADQSVQVIDARDIAAFGLDQLEVQATGRFLVTGPVGATSFGDLLAGCAEVTGSDAEVVWVDETFLLDKEVAVWTGLPLWAVDQPGMAGTWLASSDKALAAGLRCRPLAETLRDTWQWLQDRGPAAGPYKQGTTLLGLEPEQEQRLLAEWGARRGSESA; from the coding sequence ATGGCAGATCATCAGCGCATGCGCATATTGATTCTGGGCGGTTCGGTTTTCTTGGGGCGTGCTTTCGTCACGGAAGCTCAGCGCCGCGGACACGAAGTGACGGTCTTCAACCGTGGCCGGTCCGGTACGGACCCGGAGGGTGTTGAGGTGGTGCGCGGCGATCGCGAGGTCGCGGACGATCTGCGGCGGCTGGCCGAGGACCACACATGGGACGCCGTCGTCGACACCAGCGGGATGCACCCGCGTGTGGTCGGCGAGTCGGCCCGGGCGCTCTCCGGGCATGCCGGTGCGTATCTGTTCGTCTCGTCCTTCCACGCCTACGAAGGCTGGCCCGCCGAGATCGTGAGCGAGACATCACCCCGGCACGCGTGTGCTTCGGACGCCGCACCCGACGACGTGACGTACAACGCCCTCAAGGCAGGCTGCGAGCGGGCCGTCGAGGAGTCCTTCGCCGGTGACGCCCTGATCCTCAACCCGGGTGTGATCGTGGGCCCGCACGAGAGCACCGGCCGGCTCCTGTGGTGGCTCGAACGAATGGCCCGCGGCGGACAGGTGCTGGCGCCGGGCCGCGCGGACCAGTCGGTCCAGGTCATCGACGCCCGCGACATCGCCGCGTTCGGGCTCGACCAGCTGGAGGTCCAGGCCACCGGCCGCTTCCTGGTCACCGGGCCCGTCGGTGCCACCTCGTTCGGCGACCTGCTGGCAGGCTGCGCCGAGGTGACCGGCTCCGACGCCGAGGTGGTCTGGGTGGACGAAACCTTCCTCCTGGACAAGGAAGTCGCCGTCTGGACGGGGCTCCCACTGTGGGCCGTCGACCAGCCCGGCATGGCGGGCACCTGGCTGGCCTCCTCGGACAAGGCCCTCGCCGCGGGCCTGCGGTGCCGTCCCCTTGCCGAGACCCTCCGCGACACCTGGCAGTGGCTCCAGGACCGGGGACCGGCCGCCGGGCCGTACAAGCAGGGAACGACGCTGCTGGGCCTCGAACCGGAGCAGGAGCAGCGGCTCCTCGCCGAGTGGGGCGCACGTCGAGGCAGTGAGAGCGCGTGA
- a CDS encoding thioesterase II family protein, with protein MKLPLLCLPFAGAGASVFRPWRDHEAESFEIVPVQLPGREELFIEDPYTSLAEAAAGTAERILKASGDGPYALFGHSFGALLAHETTQLLRSKGLPLPHRLIVSGAAAPWLPRPHIGVHTLSDAQLAARTSELVGYDHEALHDPELRELVIPALRADMGINEAPPTAESARPLPVPISALRGVDDELVTRDESAQWAEATTASFELIDVPGEHMHFSDNWPKLWSTIDELILRAR; from the coding sequence ATGAAACTCCCGCTGTTGTGCTTGCCGTTCGCCGGTGCGGGAGCCAGCGTGTTCCGCCCCTGGCGCGACCATGAGGCCGAGTCGTTCGAGATCGTGCCCGTCCAGCTGCCGGGCCGCGAGGAGCTGTTCATCGAGGACCCCTACACGTCACTCGCCGAGGCCGCGGCAGGCACAGCCGAGCGCATCCTCAAGGCATCCGGAGACGGCCCGTACGCCCTATTCGGCCACAGCTTCGGCGCACTCCTGGCCCACGAGACCACGCAGCTCCTGCGCAGCAAGGGCCTCCCGCTCCCCCACCGCCTGATCGTCAGCGGCGCGGCAGCACCGTGGCTCCCTCGACCCCACATCGGCGTACACACACTCTCGGACGCCCAACTGGCCGCTCGAACAAGCGAGTTGGTCGGCTACGATCACGAGGCCCTCCACGACCCCGAGCTCCGCGAACTGGTCATCCCGGCGCTACGGGCCGACATGGGCATCAATGAAGCACCGCCCACGGCAGAGTCCGCCCGCCCTCTCCCGGTCCCGATCAGCGCGCTCCGAGGAGTCGACGACGAACTGGTGACCCGCGACGAATCGGCCCAGTGGGCGGAGGCGACCACGGCCTCCTTCGAACTGATCGACGTCCCCGGAGAGCACATGCACTTCTCCGACAACTGGCCGAAGCTGTGGAGCACGATCGACGAACTCATACTCCGCGCACGCTGA
- a CDS encoding amino acid adenylation domain-containing protein produces MTDRPASPGQLRFFVLDQRDGRATVRNHLVIEGRVSALRLTEAVHALLEAQPALRTSLHMAPDGLTQRTHPASAVDVQVLESDGAETQLPALITDTGAPFAHDAGPLCRVRLLVGPERTHCLIGTHHAIFDDDSTAVLLNQLSLAYEKGAPSLALAPPTVAPDPEHTAQLREFWSRALADCPQDTALPLSSTPDSTASGVVTTEISPELATRMAALTRERGATPFAQLLAAAAMVTCWYTSRDDLVIATVASGRSATDQDVIGCLQNTVPVRLRLDGADSDEVLDRTMDALFDAVDHAALPIEDILDTVGVRRCPGRKPLTQILCAQTTESAPLALDGLSWQLTQSAPVEAEYDVALTLHHSLDGAMRLEIGHRHAALTPQAAQRLAQHLLAALEALADGSVLPLSELSLLSPEEVAGLSALDGGPAPLATAPVHAPIEEHVRRTPSAVAVTTGTESITYAELSERATALATALIEAGVSPGDRVGVCLPRTPDLVVTLLAVWKTGAAYVPLDPEYPPDRLRYMAEDAALAASVAPEPLVPGVPNLHPDATTETTPPAAWPDVRPADPAYLIYTSGSTGRPKGVVIRHENLSALFAAFDRELGGGPPPFTVAGTSLSFDISALELHWPLARGRSVLLTSHRAVTDAPVPDGALYQCTPTVARILATDPDGRRLLTRLGALLVGGEPLPADLARELTALVPGPVINCYGPTETTVWSTVWRIPEGTDVPVHIGRPLLGERCHVVDAHGRRLPVGVPGRLMVSGAGVGQGYWQQPTLTADRFCPLPDAGEELAYDTGDMAVFEADHGLRFVSRGDTQVKVRGQRIELEEIESALRSHPEVRDAAVAVVPDGTAVAAFIAPTEGIPLAGTLPEPVAPRLSANLRAHAATWLTEAMVPSSWLLVPALPQLPNGKLDRATVTSWTTAQAAARPGRAPAATPVGGPADPILNAWSEVLAKPVTDLDATFFELGGNSLGLLRVLAALRTQHPTLQVVDLFQHTTVRSLAAHLASLSGDTQPRSPSDEPQPGRGAARAQALARWKRPTR; encoded by the coding sequence GTGACAGACCGACCGGCAAGCCCAGGACAGCTGCGGTTCTTCGTGCTCGACCAGCGGGATGGCAGAGCCACGGTCCGCAACCACCTCGTCATCGAGGGCCGGGTCTCCGCCCTTCGCCTGACCGAGGCGGTGCACGCTCTCCTTGAGGCGCAACCGGCGCTACGTACGTCCCTGCACATGGCACCGGACGGCCTGACGCAACGCACCCACCCGGCATCGGCCGTGGACGTCCAAGTCCTGGAGTCGGACGGCGCCGAGACCCAACTGCCCGCGCTGATCACGGACACCGGCGCACCCTTCGCCCACGATGCGGGACCGCTCTGCCGTGTCCGCCTGCTGGTCGGCCCCGAGCGTACGCACTGCCTGATCGGCACGCATCACGCGATCTTCGACGACGACTCGACCGCGGTCCTGCTCAACCAGCTCTCTCTCGCGTACGAGAAGGGGGCACCGTCCCTGGCCCTCGCGCCGCCCACGGTCGCACCCGACCCCGAACACACCGCCCAACTGCGCGAATTCTGGTCGCGCGCGTTGGCGGACTGCCCTCAGGACACCGCTCTACCTCTCTCAAGCACCCCTGACAGCACGGCATCCGGCGTAGTGACCACCGAGATCAGTCCGGAACTCGCCACCCGGATGGCCGCGCTCACCCGTGAGCGCGGCGCTACCCCCTTCGCCCAACTCCTCGCGGCGGCAGCGATGGTGACCTGCTGGTACACCAGCCGCGACGATCTGGTGATCGCCACGGTGGCGAGCGGCCGGAGCGCCACGGACCAGGATGTGATCGGCTGCCTGCAGAACACCGTGCCGGTGCGCCTCAGGCTCGACGGGGCGGACAGCGACGAGGTGCTCGACCGCACCATGGACGCGCTGTTCGACGCCGTGGACCACGCGGCGCTTCCGATCGAGGACATCCTCGACACGGTCGGGGTACGGCGCTGCCCTGGCCGCAAGCCGCTCACGCAGATCCTCTGCGCCCAGACCACCGAGTCCGCGCCCTTGGCCCTGGACGGGCTGAGCTGGCAGCTCACCCAGTCCGCGCCGGTCGAGGCCGAGTACGACGTGGCCCTGACGCTCCATCACTCGCTCGACGGCGCCATGCGTCTGGAGATCGGACACCGTCACGCTGCACTGACCCCGCAGGCGGCCCAGCGCCTCGCACAGCACCTGCTCGCCGCCCTCGAAGCGCTGGCCGACGGCTCCGTTCTCCCGCTGTCGGAGCTGTCGCTCCTCTCCCCCGAGGAAGTGGCCGGTCTCAGCGCGCTGGACGGCGGCCCCGCGCCCCTCGCCACGGCGCCGGTGCATGCACCCATCGAGGAGCACGTACGACGTACGCCGTCAGCGGTCGCCGTCACCACGGGCACCGAGAGCATCACGTACGCCGAACTGAGCGAACGGGCAACGGCGCTGGCGACCGCCCTGATCGAGGCCGGGGTCTCTCCCGGCGACCGCGTGGGCGTGTGCCTCCCCAGGACCCCGGACCTGGTGGTGACGCTGCTCGCGGTGTGGAAGACGGGCGCGGCGTACGTCCCGCTCGACCCCGAATACCCCCCGGACCGCCTGCGCTACATGGCCGAGGACGCGGCACTGGCGGCCTCGGTCGCCCCGGAACCCCTGGTCCCCGGGGTGCCGAACCTCCACCCGGACGCGACGACCGAGACGACACCGCCCGCGGCCTGGCCGGACGTCCGCCCGGCGGACCCCGCGTACCTCATCTACACCTCAGGCTCCACGGGCCGCCCCAAGGGCGTCGTCATCCGCCACGAGAACCTGTCCGCGCTCTTCGCCGCCTTCGACCGTGAACTCGGCGGCGGCCCGCCCCCGTTCACGGTCGCGGGCACCAGCCTGTCCTTCGACATCAGCGCCCTGGAGCTGCACTGGCCGCTGGCACGGGGCCGCTCCGTCCTGCTGACGAGCCACCGCGCGGTCACGGACGCACCGGTCCCGGACGGCGCCCTCTACCAGTGCACCCCGACGGTCGCCCGCATCCTGGCCACCGACCCAGACGGCCGCCGCCTTCTGACCCGCCTGGGAGCCCTGCTGGTCGGCGGCGAACCACTCCCCGCGGACCTGGCACGAGAGTTGACGGCCCTGGTCCCGGGCCCGGTCATCAACTGCTACGGCCCGACAGAGACCACGGTCTGGTCGACGGTCTGGCGGATACCGGAGGGCACCGACGTCCCCGTGCACATCGGCCGCCCGCTCCTCGGCGAGCGCTGCCACGTCGTGGACGCGCACGGCCGCCGGCTCCCGGTGGGCGTCCCCGGACGCCTGATGGTCTCCGGGGCGGGCGTGGGCCAGGGCTACTGGCAACAGCCGACTCTCACCGCTGACCGCTTCTGTCCGCTGCCCGACGCCGGCGAGGAACTCGCCTACGACACCGGGGATATGGCGGTATTCGAGGCAGACCACGGCCTCCGCTTCGTCAGCCGGGGCGACACCCAGGTCAAGGTCCGAGGCCAGCGCATTGAGCTGGAGGAGATCGAGTCGGCACTGCGCAGCCACCCCGAGGTGCGCGACGCGGCGGTGGCGGTGGTCCCCGACGGCACGGCGGTCGCGGCATTCATCGCCCCGACGGAAGGCATACCTCTCGCGGGCACCCTTCCGGAACCAGTAGCCCCCCGCCTCTCGGCCAACCTGCGTGCTCACGCCGCGACGTGGCTCACCGAGGCCATGGTCCCCAGCTCCTGGCTCCTGGTACCGGCGCTCCCCCAACTCCCCAACGGCAAGCTGGACCGAGCGACGGTCACCTCCTGGACCACCGCACAAGCCGCCGCACGGCCGGGCCGGGCTCCGGCCGCGACCCCGGTCGGCGGCCCGGCGGACCCGATCCTGAACGCCTGGAGCGAGGTCCTTGCCAAGCCGGTCACCGACCTGGACGCGACGTTCTTCGAACTGGGTGGCAACTCCCTGGGCCTGCTCCGCGTCCTGGCCGCCCTGCGTACCCAGCACCCCACGCTACAGGTGGTCGACTTGTTCCAGCACACGACGGTGCGGAGCCTCGCGGCGCATCTGGCATCCCTGAGCGGCGACACACAACCGCGCTCCCCCAGCGACGAACCGCAGCCCGGACGCGGCGCCGCCCGAGCACAGGCCCTCGCCCGCTGGAAGCGCCCCACCCGCTAG